Proteins from a single region of Amycolatopsis sp. CA-230715:
- a CDS encoding NADP-dependent oxidoreductase, producing the protein MKAVSFSRFGGPEVLELVDLPDPHPGPGQVRIAVRAAGLNASDWKKRQGLMDPELPQTMGYEAAGVVDEVGDGVTDVAVGDRVFGLSAVSGAQADLAVLACYAPIPPSLGFAGAAALPAAVETAARALDQLGVGSGGTVLVNGASGNVGSAAVQLAVVRGARVIGTGGPASHDFLRSLGAEPVAYGAGLAERVRALAPDGVDLALDVAGSGVLPELVELAGGPAHVLTIADFAGAQRHGVRFSGGDAGRALYAIAQIGELVESGRFSLPVGRTFPLSEVAEAHRAGEAGLVRGKLVLLVA; encoded by the coding sequence ATGAAGGCGGTCTCGTTCAGCCGGTTCGGCGGTCCGGAGGTTCTCGAACTCGTGGACCTCCCCGATCCGCACCCCGGCCCCGGTCAGGTCCGGATCGCGGTGCGCGCCGCGGGGCTCAACGCGAGCGACTGGAAGAAGCGCCAAGGCCTGATGGACCCGGAACTTCCGCAGACCATGGGCTACGAAGCGGCGGGCGTCGTCGACGAAGTCGGCGACGGCGTCACCGATGTCGCCGTCGGTGACCGCGTGTTCGGGTTGTCCGCCGTCAGCGGCGCTCAGGCGGACCTGGCGGTGCTGGCCTGCTACGCACCGATCCCGCCGTCGCTCGGCTTCGCCGGGGCGGCCGCGCTCCCGGCCGCGGTCGAGACGGCGGCGCGAGCGCTCGACCAGCTCGGCGTCGGCAGTGGCGGCACGGTGCTCGTCAACGGCGCCTCCGGAAATGTCGGCAGCGCCGCGGTCCAGCTCGCCGTGGTCCGCGGCGCGCGTGTGATCGGCACCGGCGGCCCGGCCAGCCACGATTTCCTGCGCTCGCTCGGCGCCGAACCCGTCGCCTACGGCGCGGGTCTGGCCGAGCGGGTCCGCGCGCTCGCCCCCGACGGGGTCGACCTGGCGCTCGACGTGGCAGGGAGCGGTGTTCTGCCCGAGCTCGTCGAACTCGCCGGTGGTCCGGCGCACGTGCTCACCATCGCCGATTTCGCCGGTGCGCAACGACACGGCGTGCGGTTCAGCGGCGGCGACGCGGGCCGCGCGCTCTACGCGATCGCCCAGATCGGCGAGCTGGTCGAGTCCGGCCGGTTCTCGCTGCCCGTCGGGCGGACGTTCCCCCTGTCCGAAGTGGCCGAAGCACACCGTGCCGGCGAAGCGGGCCTGGTGCGCGGAAAGCTCGTCCTGCTGGTCGCCTGA